In the Sediminibacter sp. Hel_I_10 genome, one interval contains:
- a CDS encoding alpha-N-arabinofuranosidase produces the protein MNTKFFKFLQPLIFICITTLGYSQTTTVKWGNTNDTIKINKHIYGHFAEHLGRSIYDGFYVGDSSKIANTNGVRNDIINALKDLKIPNLRWPGGCFADTYHWKDGIGPKENRPTIVNQWWGGVTEDNSFGTHDFLNLCEVLGAEPYLSGNVGSGTVQEFADWVQYTNFDGKSPMSDLRKENGREKPWNVKYWGIGNEAWGCGGNMTADYYANIYRTYATFISDWTNSGGLVRIASGASGDDYNWTETLMKNVPNKMLGGLALHHYSVIDWENKGPSVDFTENQYFSTMTEALKMEELVTKHSAIMDKYDPDKKIDLVVDEWGGWYDVQEGTNPGFLYQQNTMRDAVLAGATLNIFNNHAARVRMANLAQCVNVLQAVILTDKAKMILTPTYHVMHMYKVHQDATLIPLEFESPLYTFEGKTLPAVSVSASKDSTKTVHISMVNVDAHKENTIELDLNVLGLKNVTASILSSKNLQDYNSFDKPNNIQPTNYKDFKFKKGVLQVTLPPFSVIVLEAK, from the coding sequence ATGAATACAAAATTCTTCAAGTTTTTACAACCGCTCATTTTTATTTGTATTACCACATTAGGATATTCCCAGACTACCACAGTTAAATGGGGTAACACAAATGACACAATAAAAATCAATAAACACATTTATGGTCATTTTGCAGAACATTTAGGCAGATCTATTTATGATGGTTTTTATGTTGGTGATTCGTCTAAAATAGCGAATACAAATGGTGTTAGAAATGATATTATTAATGCCTTGAAAGACTTAAAAATTCCCAACTTAAGATGGCCAGGAGGTTGTTTTGCGGATACGTATCATTGGAAAGATGGCATAGGTCCAAAAGAAAATCGTCCGACGATTGTTAATCAATGGTGGGGTGGAGTTACCGAAGATAATAGTTTTGGTACTCATGATTTTTTGAATTTATGTGAGGTACTTGGTGCTGAACCTTATCTCTCTGGAAATGTTGGAAGTGGTACCGTTCAAGAGTTTGCAGATTGGGTGCAATACACCAATTTTGATGGTAAAAGTCCGATGAGCGACTTAAGAAAGGAAAATGGGAGGGAAAAACCATGGAATGTAAAATATTGGGGGATAGGTAATGAAGCTTGGGGCTGTGGCGGAAATATGACTGCAGATTACTATGCGAATATTTATAGAACCTACGCCACGTTTATTTCCGATTGGACAAATTCTGGAGGCTTAGTGCGTATCGCCTCTGGAGCCAGTGGCGACGATTATAATTGGACAGAAACCTTGATGAAAAATGTACCAAACAAAATGCTGGGAGGTCTGGCATTACATCACTATTCGGTAATCGATTGGGAAAATAAAGGACCTTCTGTAGATTTTACAGAGAATCAATATTTTTCTACCATGACAGAAGCCTTAAAAATGGAGGAGCTTGTAACAAAGCACTCCGCTATTATGGACAAATACGATCCAGATAAAAAAATTGATTTGGTCGTAGACGAATGGGGAGGTTGGTATGATGTCCAAGAAGGAACGAACCCAGGGTTTTTATATCAACAAAACACGATGCGTGATGCTGTTTTGGCAGGAGCGACATTGAATATCTTTAATAATCATGCAGCTAGAGTTCGTATGGCGAATTTAGCGCAGTGTGTGAACGTATTACAGGCCGTAATTCTTACCGATAAAGCGAAAATGATTTTAACGCCAACTTATCATGTCATGCATATGTACAAGGTACATCAAGATGCGACATTGATTCCTTTGGAATTTGAATCTCCTCTATACACTTTTGAAGGAAAAACACTGCCTGCCGTATCTGTTTCTGCTTCAAAAGACAGTACTAAAACGGTTCATATCTCTATGGTTAATGTAGATGCGCACAAAGAAAATACGATTGAACTTGACTTAAATGTATTAGGATTGAAAAATGTCACTGCCTCCATTTTAAGCTCTAAAAATTTACAGGATTACAATTCTTTTGATAAGCCTAATAACATACAGCCAACCAACTACAAGGATTTTAAATTTAAAAAGGGAGTGCTTCAAGTAACTCTCCCACCATTCTCCGTAATTGTATTGGAAGCAAAATAA
- a CDS encoding L-ribulose-5-phosphate 4-epimerase, protein MSTKYKSLKEECYEANMQLNALGLVVYTFGNVSAVDRANGVFGIKPSGVPYESLKPEDIVILDFENTVVEGTMKPSSDTKTHSFLYKNWDDIGGVSHTHAKFSCAWAQAQKDVPIFGTTHADHLTADIPCAPPMSDNLIEGNYEHNTGIQILDCFKNKNLSYKEVEMILIGNHGPFTWGKDAAKAVYNSKVLEVVAEMAYLTLQINPGAPRLKEALIKKHYNRKHGKDAYYGQ, encoded by the coding sequence ATGAGTACCAAGTATAAATCATTAAAGGAAGAATGCTACGAGGCGAATATGCAACTGAATGCTTTAGGTTTGGTCGTGTACACTTTTGGTAACGTCAGTGCCGTCGACCGAGCTAATGGTGTTTTTGGCATTAAGCCCAGTGGAGTGCCTTACGAGTCATTAAAACCAGAAGACATAGTGATACTCGATTTTGAGAATACTGTTGTTGAAGGAACAATGAAACCATCATCAGATACGAAGACGCATTCTTTTTTGTACAAGAATTGGGATGACATCGGGGGCGTTTCTCATACACATGCCAAATTTTCCTGTGCGTGGGCACAAGCGCAAAAAGATGTTCCGATTTTCGGAACGACGCATGCAGATCATTTAACTGCAGATATTCCTTGTGCGCCGCCTATGAGCGATAATTTGATTGAAGGAAATTATGAGCATAATACGGGAATTCAAATTTTGGATTGTTTCAAGAATAAAAATCTTTCCTACAAAGAAGTCGAAATGATTTTAATAGGAAATCACGGTCCATTTACTTGGGGAAAAGATGCAGCGAAAGCGGTTTACAACAGTAAAGTATTGGAAGTTGTTGCAGAAATGGCCTATCTCACACTTCAAATAAATCCGGGAGCTCCACGCTTAAAAGAAGCATTAATTAAAAAACATTATAACCGTAAACATGGCAAAGATGCCTATTACGGACAATAA
- a CDS encoding NUDIX domain-containing protein: protein MYKGYMPDDRLFLAVDCIIFGFDDEDLKVLLVQRDFEPEKGKWSLMGGFLKKDETLDDAASRILYRLTGMHDIYLEQLYAFSDVNRDPVARTISTSYFAIVNIEKHHEKSTDNFKAKWFSLSKVPNLIFDHDEMLAKAVRRLRRRTSINPIGFELLPEKFTMRQLQKLYETILDKELDKRNFINKIKSMDILIKLKEKDMTSSTKGSYLYQFDQEKYDEKQTNDFYLKL, encoded by the coding sequence ATGTATAAAGGTTACATGCCAGATGACAGGCTGTTTTTAGCTGTAGATTGTATCATTTTTGGATTTGATGATGAGGATTTAAAAGTGCTGCTGGTTCAGAGAGATTTTGAACCTGAAAAAGGAAAATGGTCCTTAATGGGTGGATTCTTGAAAAAAGATGAAACTTTAGATGACGCCGCTTCTCGCATTCTTTACAGATTGACAGGGATGCATGACATCTATTTAGAACAATTGTATGCCTTTAGTGATGTGAACCGCGATCCTGTAGCAAGAACCATCTCCACCTCTTACTTTGCCATTGTAAATATTGAAAAGCACCATGAAAAATCAACAGATAATTTTAAAGCGAAATGGTTTAGCTTAAGTAAAGTACCCAATTTGATATTTGACCACGACGAAATGCTTGCTAAAGCGGTAAGACGATTGAGACGCCGCACGTCAATAAATCCAATTGGTTTTGAATTATTACCAGAAAAATTCACGATGCGTCAATTACAAAAATTGTATGAAACGATTTTGGATAAAGAATTGGACAAACGAAACTTTATCAATAAAATCAAATCGATGGACATCCTGATTAAATTAAAAGAAAAAGATATGACCTCTTCAACGAAAGGGTCATATCTCTATCAGTTTGACCAAGAAAAATATGATGAAAAACAAACGAACGACTTCTACTTGAAGTTATAG
- a CDS encoding aldose epimerase family protein has product MKVLKPVRHFMMFALFASVVFQCKETKKEEISEKPETMSEETQNIIKSDFGKLDDGTIIEQYTLKNTNGVELNVITYGGRITSLKVPNKDGEFENVVLGFDTIEDYEKDNPFFGALIGRFGNRIANGKFNLEGKEYTLATNDGSNHLHGGVKGFDRVVWTAEPIEGTDDSSLKLTYLSKDGEEGYPGNLNVTVLYTLTNDNALEVSYEATSDMATVVNLTQHAYFNLTGDFSKDILEHKVVIDADAFLPVDETLIPTGEIRKVQGTPFDFTSVKQVSKEINADNEQLKRGQGYDHCWILNGDKGVLRFAASAYDDTSGRFMEIYTEEPAIQFYTGNFLDGTLPMPNGGMYAHRTGFCLETQHYPDAPNQKAFPSTVLEPGDTYTTKTIFKFSLK; this is encoded by the coding sequence ATGAAAGTTTTAAAACCAGTCAGACATTTTATGATGTTTGCTTTATTCGCAAGCGTTGTTTTTCAATGTAAAGAAACTAAGAAAGAAGAAATAAGCGAGAAACCAGAAACCATGAGTGAGGAAACACAAAACATAATAAAGTCAGATTTTGGTAAACTGGACGATGGTACTATTATAGAGCAGTATACTTTAAAAAATACCAACGGTGTAGAACTTAATGTGATTACTTACGGAGGAAGAATTACATCCTTAAAAGTACCTAATAAAGATGGAGAATTTGAGAATGTTGTTTTAGGTTTTGATACCATTGAAGACTATGAAAAAGACAATCCATTTTTCGGAGCGTTAATTGGTCGTTTTGGAAATCGAATTGCAAACGGTAAGTTCAACTTAGAAGGTAAGGAATATACCTTGGCTACTAATGATGGTTCAAATCATCTGCATGGTGGCGTAAAAGGTTTTGATAGGGTGGTTTGGACAGCGGAACCTATCGAAGGCACAGATGATTCATCTTTAAAACTCACTTATTTAAGTAAAGATGGTGAAGAAGGGTATCCAGGAAATTTAAATGTAACGGTACTGTATACGTTGACCAATGATAATGCCCTTGAGGTGTCTTACGAAGCAACATCAGATATGGCTACAGTGGTTAATTTAACGCAACATGCTTATTTTAATTTGACAGGAGATTTTTCTAAAGATATTTTAGAGCACAAGGTTGTGATTGATGCAGACGCCTTTTTACCAGTTGACGAAACATTGATTCCGACGGGAGAAATCAGAAAAGTTCAAGGAACACCTTTCGATTTTACATCTGTAAAACAAGTTAGTAAAGAGATCAATGCAGATAATGAGCAGTTAAAAAGAGGACAGGGGTATGACCATTGCTGGATACTAAACGGAGACAAGGGCGTGCTGCGTTTCGCGGCATCTGCCTATGATGATACCAGTGGACGTTTTATGGAAATCTATACTGAAGAGCCTGCAATTCAATTTTATACGGGTAATTTTTTAGATGGGACTTTACCGATGCCTAATGGAGGGATGTATGCTCACAGAACAGGTTTTTGTTTAGAGACACAACACTATCCAGATGCGCCTAACCAGAAAGCCTTTCCTTCAACAGTTTTAGAACCAGGTGATACATACACGACAAAAACTATTTTTAAATTTTCTTTGAAATAA
- a CDS encoding ribulokinase yields the protein MSNYVIGVDYGSDSVRAVLLDTSTGVELASSVHYYQRWKNNEYCNPSINQFRQHPLDHIEGLENTVKAVVEKSNVKAKEIKGICVDTTGSSPVPVSKDGIPLAMVEGFEHNPNAMMVLWKDHTAIPEANEINKLANNWGGEDFTKYEGGIYSSEWFWAKILHVIREDEAVKNAAYTWMEHCDIMTYLLIDNKDLKSFKRSRCAAGHKAMWHESWNGLPPKEFLGQLDPYLSELRDHLYTETFTSDTIAGTLNEEWAKKLGLNTETIIAVGTFDAHAGAVGAKIDKNTLVRVMGTSTCDIMISQNEVIGTKTVRGICGQVDGSVIPGFIGLEAGQSAFGDVLAWFKDILNWPIENLVMTSELLSEATKKQLQEEIDAKFIKTLSEQAEQIPLSESIPTALDWINGRRTPDANQELKSAISNLSLGTKAPHMFKALVNAICFGSKMIVDRFESEGVKIESVIGIGGVARKSPFIMQTLANVLNMPVKVAESDQAPALGAAIYASVAAGIYPNVIEASKKIGSDFEAEYLPQADRIKVYEDRMKSYKVLGEFIETTIKEKKHEYQV from the coding sequence ATGAGTAATTATGTAATTGGAGTGGATTACGGTTCGGATTCTGTGAGAGCTGTCTTATTAGATACATCTACAGGAGTGGAGTTGGCATCCAGCGTTCACTATTACCAGAGATGGAAAAATAATGAGTATTGCAATCCGTCCATCAATCAATTTCGCCAACATCCCCTAGACCATATTGAGGGCCTGGAAAATACTGTTAAAGCGGTTGTCGAAAAAAGCAATGTAAAAGCTAAAGAGATTAAAGGCATTTGTGTCGATACCACTGGGTCTTCGCCTGTTCCTGTAAGCAAAGATGGGATTCCGTTAGCAATGGTGGAGGGTTTTGAACATAATCCAAATGCTATGATGGTGCTGTGGAAGGACCATACCGCGATTCCAGAAGCCAACGAAATCAATAAATTGGCCAATAATTGGGGCGGAGAGGATTTTACAAAATATGAAGGTGGCATCTATTCATCAGAATGGTTTTGGGCAAAAATATTGCACGTCATCAGAGAAGATGAGGCTGTAAAAAATGCGGCTTACACCTGGATGGAACATTGCGATATAATGACCTATTTATTGATTGACAATAAGGATTTAAAATCATTTAAAAGAAGTCGCTGTGCTGCTGGTCACAAAGCCATGTGGCACGAAAGCTGGAACGGTCTGCCTCCTAAAGAATTTCTGGGTCAGTTAGACCCTTATTTATCTGAATTGCGGGATCATTTATATACCGAAACATTTACATCTGATACGATAGCAGGAACTCTTAATGAGGAATGGGCAAAAAAATTAGGGCTAAACACTGAGACTATTATTGCCGTTGGAACCTTTGATGCACATGCAGGAGCGGTTGGTGCAAAAATTGATAAAAACACCTTGGTACGGGTCATGGGAACCTCTACTTGCGATATCATGATATCTCAAAACGAAGTGATAGGAACCAAAACCGTTCGCGGTATTTGTGGACAAGTGGATGGCTCTGTGATTCCAGGTTTTATAGGCTTAGAAGCTGGACAATCCGCTTTTGGAGATGTGTTGGCCTGGTTCAAGGATATCTTGAATTGGCCAATTGAAAATTTAGTGATGACGTCTGAGTTGCTTTCAGAAGCAACGAAGAAACAACTTCAGGAAGAAATTGATGCCAAATTCATCAAAACCTTATCAGAACAAGCAGAGCAAATTCCTTTATCAGAAAGTATCCCAACGGCTTTAGATTGGATAAATGGTCGTAGAACACCAGATGCAAATCAAGAATTAAAAAGTGCAATTAGTAATTTGTCACTCGGCACTAAAGCCCCGCATATGTTCAAGGCTTTAGTGAATGCTATTTGTTTTGGCTCTAAAATGATTGTGGACCGTTTTGAAAGTGAAGGTGTCAAAATTGAATCTGTTATAGGTATTGGAGGCGTCGCAAGAAAATCACCTTTCATCATGCAAACCTTGGCCAATGTATTAAACATGCCAGTGAAAGTTGCCGAATCTGACCAGGCACCCGCTTTGGGAGCAGCAATTTATGCATCGGTTGCCGCTGGAATCTATCCAAATGTGATAGAGGCCAGTAAAAAAATAGGAAGTGATTTTGAGGCTGAATATCTTCCGCAGGCAGATCGTATTAAGGTATATGAAGATAGAATGAAATCCTATAAAGTATTAGGGGAATTTATTGAAACTACTATTAAAGAAAAGAAACATGAGTACCAAGTATAA
- a CDS encoding transketolase yields MNKKIDQQSADNIRALAVAMVEKAYSGHPGGPMGGADFMHILYSEFFKFDPTDMTWPFRDRFFMDAGHLSTLMYAQYYLLGNYEKDDVANFRQWGSITPGHPEVDVKRGIENTSGPLGQGHTMGVGAAIAAKFLQARFGDWMNHKIYGFISDGGVQEEISQGAGRIAGHLGLSNFIMFFDSNDIQLSTATDEVTSEDTEMKYKAWGWNVMTIDAHNHDEIRKALTDANNETERPTLIIGKTIMGKGAVAADGSMFEGHCELHGQPIGNSGADYEKTLLNLGAKVESPFDIFEDVQSFYKDLLKKKETEAAQKKKEISTWKKENAELSDKLDFFLSGKLPELDFESIEQKAGLASRAASSAVLGYLAGKVENMIVSSADLSNSDKTDGFLKKTHALKKGDFSGSFLQAGVAELTMACIANGLALHGGIIPVVATFFVFSDYMKPAIRLSGIQELPVKYVWTHDAFRVGEDGPTHQPVEQEAQIRLLEKLKNHSGKPSFLALRPADSAETSVAWKMALENNSTPTGLILSRQGITDILSVNGSRYKDALAAEKGGYLVKEVENPDVVLIANGSEVATLFEAAEILESQNGLKVNIASVISEGLFRLQSKDYQDSVIPKNKPLFGLTAGLPVNLEGLVGDNGTVFGLDHFGYSAPATVLDEKFGFTGEKVSKQVLEYLKTTKK; encoded by the coding sequence ATGAACAAAAAGATAGACCAACAATCGGCAGATAATATTAGAGCCTTGGCAGTAGCCATGGTCGAAAAAGCATACTCTGGGCATCCTGGAGGCCCTATGGGAGGTGCAGATTTTATGCACATCCTGTATTCGGAATTCTTCAAGTTTGATCCAACGGACATGACTTGGCCATTTAGGGACCGTTTCTTTATGGATGCTGGGCATTTGTCAACCTTGATGTATGCACAATATTATTTGTTGGGTAATTACGAAAAAGATGACGTCGCTAACTTTAGACAATGGGGGTCAATTACCCCCGGTCATCCTGAAGTTGATGTTAAAAGAGGCATTGAAAATACGTCTGGTCCATTGGGTCAAGGTCATACTATGGGCGTTGGCGCTGCCATTGCAGCAAAATTCCTTCAAGCGCGTTTTGGCGATTGGATGAATCATAAAATTTATGGTTTCATTTCTGACGGAGGTGTTCAGGAAGAGATTTCTCAAGGTGCAGGTAGAATTGCTGGCCATTTGGGCTTGAGCAATTTTATCATGTTCTTCGATTCCAACGACATTCAGTTATCTACTGCCACTGATGAAGTGACCAGTGAAGATACTGAAATGAAATACAAAGCATGGGGATGGAACGTTATGACGATTGATGCACATAACCATGACGAGATTAGAAAAGCGCTGACCGATGCCAATAATGAAACCGAACGACCAACCCTAATTATCGGTAAAACGATAATGGGTAAAGGTGCGGTTGCAGCAGACGGAAGTATGTTTGAAGGCCACTGTGAATTGCACGGTCAGCCCATCGGGAACTCTGGAGCAGATTACGAAAAAACCTTACTTAATCTAGGCGCTAAAGTTGAAAGTCCTTTTGATATTTTTGAAGATGTTCAATCGTTTTACAAGGATCTTCTCAAGAAAAAAGAAACTGAAGCAGCTCAAAAGAAAAAGGAAATCTCCACTTGGAAAAAGGAGAATGCAGAGCTTTCAGATAAATTGGATTTCTTTTTATCAGGAAAGTTGCCAGAATTGGATTTTGAATCCATCGAGCAGAAAGCGGGGTTGGCTTCTAGAGCGGCATCCTCCGCTGTGTTGGGTTATCTAGCCGGTAAGGTGGAGAACATGATTGTGTCTTCTGCTGATTTATCTAATAGTGATAAAACCGATGGCTTCTTAAAGAAAACACACGCGCTTAAAAAAGGAGATTTTTCAGGTTCTTTCTTACAAGCAGGTGTTGCGGAGTTAACCATGGCATGTATCGCTAACGGATTGGCATTACACGGCGGAATTATTCCAGTCGTAGCCACATTCTTTGTGTTTTCAGATTATATGAAACCAGCCATTCGTTTAAGCGGAATTCAAGAATTACCAGTGAAATATGTTTGGACACATGATGCCTTCCGAGTTGGAGAAGATGGACCAACCCACCAACCGGTGGAGCAAGAAGCTCAAATCCGATTATTGGAAAAATTGAAAAATCATAGCGGTAAACCAAGCTTTTTAGCCTTGCGACCTGCAGATTCAGCAGAAACAAGTGTTGCTTGGAAAATGGCTTTGGAAAATAACTCAACGCCTACCGGATTGATTCTATCAAGACAAGGTATCACAGATATTTTATCGGTTAATGGTTCAAGATATAAGGATGCATTAGCGGCTGAAAAAGGTGGTTATCTCGTTAAAGAAGTTGAGAATCCAGATGTGGTTTTAATCGCAAATGGTTCTGAAGTGGCAACTTTGTTTGAAGCAGCCGAGATTTTAGAGTCCCAAAACGGATTAAAAGTGAACATCGCTTCTGTGATTTCTGAAGGATTATTCAGATTGCAATCTAAAGATTATCAGGACAGCGTGATTCCTAAAAACAAACCTTTATTTGGTTTAACAGCAGGTTTACCAGTAAATCTTGAAGGTTTGGTTGGAGATAACGGAACAGTGTTCGGATTGGACCATTTCGGTTATTCTGCACCAGCGACTGTGCTCGATGAAAAATTTGGTTTCACAGGAGAAAAAGTCAGCAAACAAGTATTGGAGTATTTAAAAACAACTAAAAAATAA
- the fsa gene encoding fructose-6-phosphate aldolase — protein sequence MKFFIDTANLDEIAEAQALGVLDGVTTNPSLMAKEGITGKDNILAHYKKICDIVDGDVSAEVISTEFDGMVEEGEALAALHPQIVVKLPMIAAGIKACKHFSDKGVRTNVTLVFSAGQALLAAKAGATYVSPFLGRLDDISTDGLNLIAEIRLIYDNYGFETQILAASIRHTMHVIDCAKLGSDVMTGPLSSITGLLKHPLTDIGLAKFLEDYKKGNN from the coding sequence ATGAAATTCTTTATAGATACAGCAAACCTTGATGAAATAGCCGAAGCACAAGCTTTGGGAGTTTTAGACGGGGTTACTACAAATCCTTCGTTAATGGCAAAAGAAGGTATTACCGGAAAAGATAATATTTTGGCGCACTACAAGAAAATCTGCGATATCGTAGATGGTGATGTGAGTGCCGAAGTTATTTCAACGGAATTCGACGGGATGGTTGAAGAAGGGGAGGCGTTAGCCGCTCTGCATCCACAAATCGTAGTAAAATTACCGATGATTGCAGCAGGAATAAAAGCCTGTAAGCATTTTTCAGATAAAGGAGTAAGAACTAACGTGACTTTAGTGTTTTCTGCTGGGCAGGCATTATTGGCAGCAAAAGCAGGAGCTACTTATGTGTCGCCTTTCTTAGGAAGATTAGATGATATTTCTACCGACGGATTAAATCTGATTGCAGAAATTCGTTTGATTTATGATAACTACGGGTTCGAAACTCAAATATTGGCAGCATCCATTCGTCACACCATGCACGTTATTGACTGTGCGAAATTAGGCAGTGACGTCATGACCGGACCGCTCTCATCTATCACTGGATTATTGAAACACCCATTGACGGATATTGGTCTTGCTAAATTTTTAGAAGATTATAAAAAAGGAAATAACTAA
- the araA gene encoding L-arabinose isomerase — MIDITHKEIWFVTGSQHLYGEETLNQVAKNSQEISKGLDASTHIPVNVVFKPTVKTPSEITAICEAANASKECIGIITWMHTFSPAKMWIAGLSILNKPLCHLHTQFNAEIPWKDIDMDFMNLNQSAHGDREFGYIMSRMRIKRKVVVGHWQEERVHKKIGIWSRVALGWDEMRHLKVARIGDNMREVAVTEGDKVEAQIRFGLSVNGYDSSDVTSKIEKVSEQQISDLIKIYEADYNLSDNLKADGSMRASLVEAAKIEIGLRAFLEDGGFKAFTDTFENLGDLKQLPGLAVQRLMADGYGFGGEGDWKTAAMVRVMKVMAHGLEGGTSFMEDYTYHFTPKKSYVLGSHMLEICPTIADAKPSCEVHPLGIGGKEDPVRLVFNSPEGSAINASLVDMGNRFRLIVNEVEAVKPMGDLPKLPVARVLWDAKPSLDIAATTWILAGGAHHTVYSQALTTEYMEDFADITGIELLVIDQDTKIRNFKDTMNANEAYYNMFQHRL; from the coding sequence ATGATTGATATCACACATAAAGAAATTTGGTTCGTAACAGGTAGTCAACACTTGTATGGCGAAGAAACATTAAATCAAGTGGCGAAAAACTCACAGGAAATCTCCAAAGGCTTAGACGCCTCAACTCATATTCCTGTAAATGTCGTTTTCAAGCCAACGGTAAAAACACCTTCAGAAATTACAGCCATTTGTGAAGCCGCGAACGCTTCCAAAGAATGTATTGGGATTATCACTTGGATGCATACCTTTTCTCCTGCTAAAATGTGGATTGCCGGTTTGAGTATTCTGAACAAGCCACTGTGTCATTTACATACACAGTTTAATGCAGAAATTCCTTGGAAAGACATCGACATGGATTTTATGAACCTCAACCAATCTGCGCATGGCGACAGAGAGTTTGGTTATATCATGTCGCGCATGCGTATCAAACGTAAAGTTGTTGTTGGGCATTGGCAAGAAGAGCGCGTTCATAAAAAAATCGGAATCTGGTCAAGAGTCGCTTTAGGCTGGGACGAAATGAGACATTTGAAAGTGGCGCGAATTGGAGACAATATGCGTGAAGTAGCTGTCACCGAAGGCGATAAAGTAGAAGCACAAATTCGTTTTGGTTTATCTGTAAATGGTTATGATTCTTCAGATGTGACTTCAAAAATCGAGAAGGTTTCTGAACAGCAAATTTCAGACTTGATCAAAATATATGAAGCCGATTACAATTTGTCTGATAATTTAAAGGCAGATGGTAGTATGAGAGCATCTCTAGTTGAAGCGGCGAAAATAGAAATAGGGTTGCGTGCATTTTTAGAGGATGGTGGTTTTAAAGCATTCACCGATACGTTTGAAAATTTAGGAGATTTGAAACAATTACCTGGTTTGGCCGTACAACGTTTAATGGCCGATGGTTATGGTTTTGGAGGTGAAGGCGACTGGAAAACGGCTGCGATGGTGCGTGTTATGAAAGTCATGGCACATGGATTAGAAGGAGGTACTTCGTTTATGGAAGATTACACCTATCATTTCACACCAAAAAAATCCTATGTTTTAGGGTCTCATATGTTAGAAATTTGTCCAACCATTGCAGATGCCAAACCAAGTTGTGAAGTGCATCCTTTAGGGATTGGCGGCAAAGAAGACCCTGTTCGATTGGTATTTAACTCACCAGAAGGCTCTGCAATTAATGCGTCTTTGGTAGATATGGGCAATCGTTTTAGATTGATTGTAAATGAAGTTGAAGCCGTAAAACCAATGGGCGATTTACCAAAATTACCAGTTGCACGTGTGCTTTGGGATGCCAAACCAAGTTTAGATATAGCAGCAACGACTTGGATTTTAGCTGGCGGTGCACATCATACCGTCTATTCCCAAGCCTTAACCACAGAGTATATGGAAGATTTTGCAGATATTACAGGAATTGAATTATTAGTTATTGATCAAGATACGAAGATCAGAAACTTTAAGGATACAATGAACGCCAATGAGGCCTATTACAATATGTTCCAACATCGTTTATAA